One window from the genome of Solea solea chromosome 13, fSolSol10.1, whole genome shotgun sequence encodes:
- the tbx20 gene encoding T-box transcription factor TBX20 isoform X2: protein MEYTSSPKPQLSSRANAFSIAALMSSGKPSKDKETEESTIKPLEQFVEKSSCSQQSLAELSSLDGHADFSGSAPAVCTEPLIPTTPGIPSEEMAKIACSLETKELWDKFHDLGTEMIITKSGRRMFPTIRVSFSGVDQDSKYIVLMDIVPVDNKRYRYAYHRSSWLVAGKADPPLPARLYVHPDSPFTGEQLMKQMVSFEKVKLTNNELDQHGHIILNSMHKYQPRVHIIKKKDHTASLLNLKSEEFRTFVFVETVFTAVTAYQNQLITKLKIDSNPFAKGFRDSSRLTDMERESVENLIHKHSYARSPIRTYTGDEDNLGEDGHSAHARGSAFSASENLSLSSWVTTTSGFSGFQHPQSLSAMGTSAASLPHPIQGSLPPYSRLGMPLTPTALAGTMQASGPSFPSFHMPRYHHYFQQGPYAAIQGLRHSSTVMTPFV from the exons ATGGAGTACACGTCATCCCCAAAACCGCAGCTGTCATCCCGGGCAAACGCTTTCTCCATAGCGGCCCTGATGTCCAGTGGGAAGCCGAGTAAAGACAAAGAGACGGAGGAGAGCACCATCAAGCCTCTCG AGCAGTTCGTGGAGAAGTCCTCGTGCAGCCAACAGTCTCTGGCTGAGCTGTCCTCGCTGGACGGACACGCGGACTTCAGTGGGAGCGCGCCCGCCGTGTGCACGGAGCCGCTCATCCCCACCACTCCCGGCATCCCCAGCGAGGAGATGGCGAAGATCGCGTGCAGCCTCGAGACCAAAGAGCTGTGGGACAAATTTCACGATCTCGGCACCGAGATGATCATCACCAAGTCTGGAAG GAGAATGTTCCCCACCATCcgtgtctctttctctggcGTGGACCAGGACTCAAAGTACATCGTGTTGATGGACATCGTCCCCGTGGACAATAAGCGGTACCGGTACGCGTATCACCGCTCCTCGTGGCTCGTGGCCGGCAAGGCTGACCCTCCTCTTCCCGCCAG GTTGTACGTTCACCCGGACTCGCCGTTCACGGGAGAGCAGCTGATGAAGCAGATGGTTTCCTTCGAGAAAGTCAAACTGACCAACAACGAACTGGACCAACATGGACAC ATCATCCTCAACTCCATGCACAAGTACCAGCCGCGGGTCCACATCATCAAGAAGAAAGACCACACGGCCTCGCTGCTCAACCTCAAGTCCGAGGAGTTTCGCACCTTCGTCTTCGTGGAGACCGTCTTCACCGCCGTCACGGCCTATCAGAACCAGCTG ataACTAAACTCAAGATCGACAGTAACCCGTTTGCCAAAGGCTTCCGGGACTCGTCGCGACTCACAGACATGGAGAG GGAAAGTGTTGAGAATCTGATCCACAAGCACTCGTACGCCCGCTCGCCGATCCGAACCTACACCGGCGACGAGGACAACCTGGGCGAGGACGGACACTCCGCGCACGCCAGAG GCTCAGCGTTCAGCGCCTCAGAAAACCTCTCTCTGAGCTCCTGGGTCACCACCACGTCGGGCTTCTCGGGCTTCCAGCACCCGCAGTCCCTGTCAGCAATGGGCACCAGTGCCGCCTCCCTGCCGCACCCCATCCAGGGCTCCCTGCCCCCCTACAGCCGGCTGGGCATGCCGCTCACACCCACAGCTCTGGCGGGAACCATGCAAGCCAGCGGGCCGTCGTTCCCCTCCTTCCACATGCCCCGCTACCACCACTACTTCCAGCAGGGGCCCTACGCCGCCATCCAGGGACTGCGCCACTCCTCCACGGTCATGACGCCCTTCGTATGA
- the tbx20 gene encoding T-box transcription factor TBX20 isoform X1, with the protein MEYTSSPKPQLSSRANAFSIAALMSSGKPSKDKETEESTIKPLEQFVEKSSCSQQSLAELSSLDGHADFSGSAPAVCTEPLIPTTPGIPSEEMAKIACSLETKELWDKFHDLGTEMIITKSGRRMFPTIRVSFSGVDQDSKYIVLMDIVPVDNKRYRYAYHRSSWLVAGKADPPLPARLYVHPDSPFTGEQLMKQMVSFEKVKLTNNELDQHGHIILNSMHKYQPRVHIIKKKDHTASLLNLKSEEFRTFVFVETVFTAVTAYQNQLITKLKIDSNPFAKGFRDSSRLTDMESRESVENLIHKHSYARSPIRTYTGDEDNLGEDGHSAHARGSAFSASENLSLSSWVTTTSGFSGFQHPQSLSAMGTSAASLPHPIQGSLPPYSRLGMPLTPTALAGTMQASGPSFPSFHMPRYHHYFQQGPYAAIQGLRHSSTVMTPFV; encoded by the exons ATGGAGTACACGTCATCCCCAAAACCGCAGCTGTCATCCCGGGCAAACGCTTTCTCCATAGCGGCCCTGATGTCCAGTGGGAAGCCGAGTAAAGACAAAGAGACGGAGGAGAGCACCATCAAGCCTCTCG AGCAGTTCGTGGAGAAGTCCTCGTGCAGCCAACAGTCTCTGGCTGAGCTGTCCTCGCTGGACGGACACGCGGACTTCAGTGGGAGCGCGCCCGCCGTGTGCACGGAGCCGCTCATCCCCACCACTCCCGGCATCCCCAGCGAGGAGATGGCGAAGATCGCGTGCAGCCTCGAGACCAAAGAGCTGTGGGACAAATTTCACGATCTCGGCACCGAGATGATCATCACCAAGTCTGGAAG GAGAATGTTCCCCACCATCcgtgtctctttctctggcGTGGACCAGGACTCAAAGTACATCGTGTTGATGGACATCGTCCCCGTGGACAATAAGCGGTACCGGTACGCGTATCACCGCTCCTCGTGGCTCGTGGCCGGCAAGGCTGACCCTCCTCTTCCCGCCAG GTTGTACGTTCACCCGGACTCGCCGTTCACGGGAGAGCAGCTGATGAAGCAGATGGTTTCCTTCGAGAAAGTCAAACTGACCAACAACGAACTGGACCAACATGGACAC ATCATCCTCAACTCCATGCACAAGTACCAGCCGCGGGTCCACATCATCAAGAAGAAAGACCACACGGCCTCGCTGCTCAACCTCAAGTCCGAGGAGTTTCGCACCTTCGTCTTCGTGGAGACCGTCTTCACCGCCGTCACGGCCTATCAGAACCAGCTG ataACTAAACTCAAGATCGACAGTAACCCGTTTGCCAAAGGCTTCCGGGACTCGTCGCGACTCACAGACATGGAGA GCAGGGAAAGTGTTGAGAATCTGATCCACAAGCACTCGTACGCCCGCTCGCCGATCCGAACCTACACCGGCGACGAGGACAACCTGGGCGAGGACGGACACTCCGCGCACGCCAGAG GCTCAGCGTTCAGCGCCTCAGAAAACCTCTCTCTGAGCTCCTGGGTCACCACCACGTCGGGCTTCTCGGGCTTCCAGCACCCGCAGTCCCTGTCAGCAATGGGCACCAGTGCCGCCTCCCTGCCGCACCCCATCCAGGGCTCCCTGCCCCCCTACAGCCGGCTGGGCATGCCGCTCACACCCACAGCTCTGGCGGGAACCATGCAAGCCAGCGGGCCGTCGTTCCCCTCCTTCCACATGCCCCGCTACCACCACTACTTCCAGCAGGGGCCCTACGCCGCCATCCAGGGACTGCGCCACTCCTCCACGGTCATGACGCCCTTCGTATGA